One window from the genome of Terriglobia bacterium encodes:
- a CDS encoding helix-turn-helix domain-containing protein — protein MEYCEIAPQRHLAETVECFWTLRQTGPGTLIHRVVPDGCADIIFSYGAGEPILGAVGAMTRFEDFPIQPGQVSIGVRFRPAMWTEHLRVPADRITDKVLSLEDLWGAPARRLRQHLGEATSSEDCISLLAAAITPLVRTTPLQCAVGWMEAQRGTVRIRELARECGLSPRQFQRTCLSRTGLSPKLLARVLRFRHALARVRREAGEHAGLAADCGYADQSHLIAEFRLFSGRTPAAFARAAAE, from the coding sequence ATGGAATATTGTGAAATAGCCCCTCAACGGCATCTGGCCGAAACTGTTGAATGCTTCTGGACGCTGCGGCAGACCGGCCCCGGTACTTTGATCCACCGTGTGGTTCCCGACGGATGCGCCGACATCATTTTCTCTTACGGCGCCGGCGAGCCGATTCTGGGCGCGGTCGGTGCCATGACCCGGTTCGAGGATTTTCCGATTCAGCCGGGGCAGGTGTCGATCGGCGTGCGCTTTCGCCCGGCGATGTGGACGGAGCATCTGAGGGTTCCCGCGGATCGGATTACGGACAAGGTGCTGTCCCTTGAAGACCTGTGGGGCGCCCCTGCTCGCAGGCTCCGCCAGCACCTGGGCGAGGCCACTTCGTCCGAAGACTGCATCTCGCTTTTGGCCGCCGCCATCACGCCGCTCGTGAGGACGACGCCGCTGCAGTGCGCCGTCGGCTGGATGGAGGCCCAACGCGGCACGGTGAGGATCCGGGAACTAGCCCGCGAGTGCGGCCTGAGCCCGCGCCAGTTCCAGCGAACCTGCCTGAGCCGGACCGGCCTGTCGCCGAAGCTGCTGGCGCGTGTCCTGCGGTTCCGGCACGCTCTGGCGCGCGTCCGGCGGGAAGCCGGCGAACATGCTGGCCTGGCTGCCGACTGCGGTTATGCCGATCAGTCCCACCTCATTGCCGAGTTCCGCCTGTTCTCCGGCCGGACCCCCGCTGCGTTCGCCCGCGCCGCGGCAGAATGA
- a CDS encoding glycoside hydrolase family 2, translating to MNDKRRVVSWISLVLCCCLPIFGWFADIDAAAAQDVAREIGPYHGSFIPGGLGLKKPFLPQGAPLEAASAWSMYCWIRSEEPLPAHTLLAGFGEPGADGGAQRYLAVLDGQVAFWTGADRVSSPATLDPGKWIMLAATFDGTTVRLYLNASEIAVKPVQLKPAAPVMQLAPQPLPWPDGEHFGGKIAQFTLTARALTIDQIRSLLSQTVRFDALPFEAGSKPWPVSTRATSGLRAPQDPATLPKSLAPADSSAPILNLPPSSKTDLTNGKLVQRGTNRWALVDGWRLAEAPKVTADGAAVSRPEVNSAGRDWLNAIVPGTVLTTLIDQGRYPDPDYGLYNLFIPETLNKQDYWYRIQFNPPSALKKRRLTLSFEGINYAAEAWLNGRRLGEIRGAFIRGIFDVTGIMEPGRLNALAVRVSPPPHPGIPHEQSVKAGAGLNGGMLCLDGPTFICTEGWDWLPGIRDRNTGIWQDVLLTATGAVKIGDIQVVTALPLPDTSHALVTITIPVRNESQATVAGVLEASFEGVKIAKKITLRPGDSSVTLAPPEFPQLSVTDPHLWWPNGYGSPELYHLKVSFTDAQGESDTRSLRFGIRELTYELTLLDKTGRQRRIEYAPTAAQGVHIVDVRYEAALESAAGYVYSLLPGAESSPAVRMLGDWRASPNLVVRVNGVRIACKGGNWGLDDSRKRVSRERLEPYVRLHRDANFTMIRNWCGQSTEEALYDLCDEYGLLIWNDFWITTQDSNLDPSDTALFLANARDTLLRFRNHPSVALWCGRNEGVPTPAINDGLDDLIRGLDGTRCYLPNSRLINLAPSGPWNHGEPIEFFTVRARGFSTELGLPSPPTIEALRTIMPESDLWPPNDTWAYHDWHSDGGGRVAPFMTSMALQLGAPANLEDFERKAQMFNYVDHRAMFEGFNAHLWAPNSGRLLWMSQPAWPSMSWQLFSHDYDTHGTFYGAKKACEPVHVQLNLPDLKTMVVNNTTRPLENISLTARVFSFDGEPAFTRSARLSVAPGTAVESISIDLPKEVVADVSFIELELKDAGGVLLSENFYWYAEQPATFRKLNELPVVTVAGSATLKQTGDWVRVTIDLTNQGASVALMNKVTLRHANAAGRVLPAYASDNYVSLLPGQSRRIEVECPAGAVHGELEIGLEGWNTRPVSILCIKSSTPRTQRARR from the coding sequence ATGAACGACAAACGGCGCGTTGTTTCATGGATCAGTCTTGTTCTTTGTTGCTGCCTGCCGATATTCGGCTGGTTCGCGGACATTGATGCCGCTGCCGCTCAAGATGTGGCAAGGGAGATCGGGCCCTACCACGGCAGTTTCATCCCCGGAGGTCTTGGCCTGAAGAAGCCCTTCCTGCCGCAGGGTGCTCCGCTGGAAGCAGCTTCCGCGTGGTCGATGTATTGCTGGATCCGAAGCGAGGAGCCCCTTCCGGCACACACTCTGCTTGCCGGGTTCGGGGAACCCGGCGCCGACGGAGGCGCGCAGCGCTATCTCGCCGTGCTGGACGGCCAGGTTGCGTTCTGGACGGGCGCTGATCGTGTGTCCTCGCCGGCGACGTTGGATCCGGGAAAATGGATCATGCTGGCAGCCACTTTTGACGGTACGACAGTGAGGCTTTACCTCAATGCCTCAGAAATCGCCGTCAAGCCCGTGCAGTTGAAGCCGGCTGCCCCGGTGATGCAGCTGGCCCCACAACCTCTTCCGTGGCCTGATGGTGAACATTTCGGTGGCAAGATCGCGCAGTTCACCCTGACGGCTCGTGCACTTACGATCGACCAGATCCGAAGCTTGCTGTCCCAGACTGTACGCTTCGATGCGCTGCCTTTCGAAGCGGGTTCCAAGCCCTGGCCTGTTTCAACCCGCGCCACATCCGGACTTCGGGCACCGCAGGATCCCGCCACCTTGCCCAAATCTCTTGCGCCCGCCGATTCATCGGCGCCGATTCTAAATCTGCCGCCGTCATCCAAAACCGATCTCACAAACGGGAAACTTGTGCAACGCGGCACAAACCGATGGGCGTTGGTGGACGGGTGGCGTCTTGCCGAAGCACCCAAGGTGACGGCGGATGGAGCCGCAGTTTCCCGGCCGGAAGTCAATTCCGCCGGAAGAGATTGGCTGAACGCGATCGTTCCGGGCACGGTGTTGACGACCCTGATTGACCAGGGCAGGTATCCCGATCCTGACTATGGTTTGTACAACCTCTTCATTCCCGAGACGTTGAACAAGCAGGATTATTGGTATCGCATCCAGTTTAATCCGCCCTCAGCTCTCAAGAAACGTCGGCTGACGCTCAGCTTTGAGGGAATCAACTATGCCGCCGAGGCCTGGCTCAACGGCAGGCGTCTCGGCGAGATCAGGGGCGCCTTCATCCGCGGGATATTCGATGTCACCGGAATCATGGAGCCGGGAAGGCTGAATGCGCTGGCAGTGCGCGTGTCGCCGCCGCCCCATCCCGGCATACCGCATGAGCAGTCGGTGAAAGCCGGCGCCGGGCTCAACGGCGGCATGCTATGTCTCGACGGCCCCACATTCATCTGCACGGAAGGCTGGGACTGGCTCCCCGGAATTCGCGACCGCAATACCGGGATCTGGCAGGATGTCCTGCTCACGGCAACAGGAGCCGTGAAGATCGGTGATATTCAGGTTGTCACGGCCTTGCCGCTGCCGGACACGAGCCACGCCCTGGTGACTATCACAATACCTGTCCGCAACGAGTCGCAGGCAACCGTTGCAGGTGTACTGGAGGCGTCGTTCGAAGGTGTGAAGATCGCAAAAAAAATCACTTTGCGGCCGGGAGATTCATCGGTGACTCTCGCTCCCCCGGAGTTCCCGCAACTCTCCGTCACCGATCCGCACCTCTGGTGGCCCAACGGGTACGGGAGTCCCGAGTTGTATCACTTGAAAGTGTCGTTTACGGATGCACAGGGAGAATCCGATACCAGGAGCTTGCGCTTCGGCATACGCGAGCTTACCTATGAGCTGACTCTCCTCGACAAGACCGGACGCCAGCGCCGCATCGAATATGCGCCCACCGCGGCGCAGGGCGTGCATATCGTCGATGTGCGTTACGAGGCCGCGCTGGAATCGGCGGCCGGCTATGTCTATTCCCTCCTTCCGGGGGCCGAGTCATCGCCTGCGGTTCGGATGCTGGGTGACTGGCGAGCTTCTCCAAATCTGGTCGTCAGAGTCAACGGCGTGCGCATTGCATGCAAAGGCGGGAACTGGGGCCTGGACGATTCACGCAAGCGCGTCTCTCGCGAACGGCTCGAACCCTATGTCCGTCTTCATCGGGATGCGAACTTTACCATGATCCGCAACTGGTGCGGCCAGAGTACCGAGGAAGCTCTCTACGACCTCTGCGATGAATACGGCCTGTTGATCTGGAACGACTTCTGGATTACCACACAGGACTCCAACCTCGATCCCAGCGATACGGCCCTGTTCCTCGCCAACGCGCGCGATACCCTGCTGCGATTCCGCAATCACCCTTCGGTTGCCTTGTGGTGCGGGCGCAACGAGGGGGTGCCGACTCCGGCCATCAACGACGGCCTCGACGACCTCATCCGCGGGTTGGACGGCACCCGCTGTTACCTGCCCAACTCGCGGCTCATCAACCTGGCACCGAGTGGCCCGTGGAATCACGGCGAGCCGATCGAATTCTTCACGGTGCGCGCCCGCGGATTCTCCACGGAGCTCGGCCTGCCGTCGCCGCCCACCATCGAAGCACTCCGCACCATAATGCCCGAGTCCGATCTGTGGCCGCCGAATGACACATGGGCTTATCACGACTGGCACTCGGACGGCGGCGGCCGCGTGGCGCCCTTCATGACCTCCATGGCGCTGCAGCTGGGCGCTCCTGCCAACCTGGAGGATTTTGAGCGCAAGGCGCAAATGTTCAACTATGTTGATCATCGGGCCATGTTTGAAGGCTTCAACGCCCACCTCTGGGCCCCGAACAGCGGCCGCCTTCTCTGGATGAGCCAGCCTGCGTGGCCCAGCATGAGCTGGCAGCTCTTCAGCCACGACTACGACACGCACGGGACGTTCTATGGCGCGAAAAAGGCCTGCGAACCGGTTCACGTCCAGCTCAACCTCCCGGACCTCAAGACCATGGTTGTAAACAACACCACCAGGCCGTTGGAAAACATCTCCCTGACGGCTCGGGTATTTTCTTTCGACGGTGAGCCGGCCTTCACTCGGAGCGCGCGGCTCTCCGTTGCACCGGGCACGGCTGTCGAGAGCATTTCTATCGACCTGCCGAAAGAGGTTGTCGCGGATGTGTCGTTCATCGAACTGGAACTAAAGGACGCCGGGGGTGTGCTGCTGTCGGAGAATTTCTACTGGTATGCCGAACAGCCGGCAACTTTCCGGAAATTGAACGAACTGCCGGTGGTCACGGTAGCCGGCTCGGCAACCCTGAAGCAAACCGGCGATTGGGTCCGGGTCACCATCGATCTGACGAACCAGGGAGCGAGCGTCGCATTGATGAACAAAGTGACGCTGCGTCACGCCAACGCCGCCGGGCGGGTGTTGCCCGCTTACGCCAGCGACAATTATGTTTCATTGCTGCCCGGGCAAAGCCGCAGGATCGAGGTGGAGTGCCCGGCCGGCGCAGTCCACGGGGAACTCGAGATCGGGCTGGAGGGGTGGAACACGCGTCCCGTCTCAATACTCTGCATAAAAAGCTCAACGCCGAGGACGCAGAGAGCGCGGAGATGA
- a CDS encoding nucleotidyltransferase domain-containing protein, with amino-acid sequence MRMARHIAAELDREKFAVVALYLFGSTKNATAGVGSDIDILVHFRGSAEQEKELRSWLEAWSQRLAEMNYQRTGYQSDGLLDVHLITDADIENQTSYAVKIGAVTDAAMPLPLKSAVSN; translated from the coding sequence ATGAGGATGGCCAGGCACATCGCCGCCGAGCTGGACCGGGAGAAATTCGCTGTCGTGGCGCTCTACCTGTTCGGGAGCACCAAGAATGCCACCGCGGGCGTGGGGAGCGACATCGACATCCTGGTTCACTTCCGGGGTTCCGCCGAACAGGAGAAGGAATTGCGCAGCTGGCTTGAAGCGTGGAGCCAGCGCCTAGCGGAAATGAATTACCAGCGTACCGGTTACCAGTCGGACGGTTTGCTGGATGTTCATCTGATCACAGATGCGGACATCGAAAACCAGACCAGCTATGCGGTGAAAATCGGAGCGGTTACAGATGCCGCCATGCCGCTTCCTCTGAAAAGCGCCGTCTCGAACTGA
- a CDS encoding transposase, translating into MGRQIGSRPGRIRLLPRPGVPAPQVPCVRGIGSENSPPPRRRARRSGRLERLPRYAGRPAVATERLSLLPDGRLLYHLKRRWRDGTTHVIFEPLELLRKLAALVPPPRFHLVRYSGILAPAAAWRPLIIPDQSGAIL; encoded by the coding sequence ATGGGGAGGCAGATCGGTAGCCGCCCCGGCCGGATTCGCCTTCTGCCGCGGCCGGGGGTTCCGGCGCCGCAGGTTCCATGCGTTCGAGGAATCGGTTCGGAAAACAGTCCACCTCCTCGGCGCCGAGCGCGGCGGTCCGGCCGTCTCGAACGGCTTCCTCGTTACGCAGGTCGCCCTGCGGTCGCAACCGAGCGCCTGTCGCTTCTGCCCGACGGCAGGCTCCTCTATCACCTCAAACGCCGCTGGCGCGACGGAACCACCCACGTCATCTTTGAGCCCCTGGAACTCCTCCGCAAACTTGCCGCGCTTGTGCCTCCACCGCGGTTTCATCTGGTTCGCTACTCCGGCATACTGGCCCCGGCGGCCGCCTGGAGGCCCTTGATAATTCCTGATCAATCTGGCGCTATCCTTTGA
- a CDS encoding VOC family protein, with the protein MKITPVLLVDQIEKSLPFWVERMGFAKKVEVPDGDRLGFVILSRDNAELMLQTIASVRKDEPKFAPRGESSAASLFVEVDDFEDILRRLDGYPVAMAPRDTFYGMREIGVFEPGGHIIVFAAWLKKGS; encoded by the coding sequence ATGAAAATCACACCAGTGCTGTTGGTTGATCAGATTGAAAAGTCACTGCCTTTCTGGGTCGAGCGCATGGGCTTCGCCAAGAAAGTCGAGGTTCCCGACGGCGATCGCCTGGGCTTTGTGATCCTGAGCCGGGACAACGCCGAACTGATGCTGCAGACGATCGCGAGCGTGCGCAAGGATGAGCCCAAGTTCGCACCCCGGGGCGAGTCCAGCGCCGCCTCCCTCTTTGTCGAGGTGGACGATTTCGAGGACATTCTAAGGAGACTCGACGGCTACCCCGTCGCTATGGCCCCGCGGGACACCTTCTACGGGATGCGCGAAATCGGCGTATTCGAGCCGGGCGGCCACATCATCGTCTTCGCCGCATGGCTGAAGAAAGGCTCGTGA
- a CDS encoding FAD-binding oxidoreductase, translated as MRDKHSVAIVGGGIAGAAAAFFLARRGMRDIVILERDQTAGAHSTGRNAAILRTLIPDPALRGIARESAKFYRNPPQDFCAHPLLDPVGIYLVARAEYAHDLLSCLGNGGEEHAPCRVDPAQLYERLPLLAPGLTTVLYQPDEGVLDVHAILQSFLQSACRAGAELRTVCEARHLHVRKGKVEGLETSTGFLAAERVILAGGGWAADLATSAGYPLPLVPHRRHLLITEPLRQVDRRWPVVWILGDEFYFRPESGGLLMCGCDTVPVSPEQGETTDSSQVERIAIKAARWLPALAEARVARSWAGMRTFAPDHRFVVGADPRLHGLYWAAGLGGHGITCAPLVGELAAQWVAEGASAHPSSSALAPDRLLD; from the coding sequence ATGAGAGATAAACATTCGGTCGCCATTGTCGGAGGGGGGATTGCAGGAGCGGCGGCAGCTTTCTTCCTGGCACGCAGGGGCATGCGCGACATCGTCATTCTCGAGAGGGATCAGACCGCCGGCGCACACTCCACGGGCCGAAACGCCGCAATTCTGCGCACGCTGATTCCCGATCCCGCCTTGCGAGGGATTGCCCGCGAATCGGCGAAATTCTACCGCAATCCTCCGCAGGATTTCTGTGCGCATCCCCTCCTGGATCCTGTCGGCATCTACCTGGTGGCTCGAGCGGAGTACGCTCACGACCTGCTTTCGTGCCTCGGAAACGGCGGCGAAGAACATGCGCCCTGCCGGGTGGACCCGGCGCAACTCTATGAGCGGCTTCCATTGCTCGCTCCCGGCCTGACAACGGTCCTCTACCAGCCGGACGAAGGCGTGCTCGATGTGCATGCCATCCTGCAGTCCTTTCTGCAGAGCGCGTGCCGCGCAGGCGCGGAACTGAGGACGGTTTGCGAAGCCAGGCACCTGCACGTGCGCAAAGGAAAAGTCGAAGGGCTCGAGACTTCCACCGGCTTTCTGGCGGCGGAACGGGTCATCTTGGCCGGAGGCGGCTGGGCTGCCGACCTGGCAACGAGTGCCGGATATCCTCTTCCACTGGTTCCCCACCGCCGGCACCTGCTGATCACCGAACCTCTGAGGCAAGTGGATCGCCGCTGGCCGGTGGTATGGATCCTGGGAGACGAGTTCTACTTCCGGCCCGAAAGCGGCGGCTTGTTGATGTGCGGCTGCGACACGGTGCCCGTGAGTCCGGAACAAGGCGAAACCACGGATTCCTCCCAAGTGGAGCGCATCGCCATCAAGGCGGCGCGCTGGCTGCCGGCACTGGCGGAAGCACGCGTCGCACGATCCTGGGCGGGCATGCGGACTTTTGCACCCGATCATCGCTTTGTCGTCGGTGCCGACCCACGCCTTCACGGACTCTATTGGGCGGCTGGTCTGGGTGGCCATGGAATCACATGCGCTCCGCTCGTCGGCGAACTTGCGGCACAATGGGTGGCCGAAGGAGCAAGTGCTCATCCATCGTCATCAGCCCTGGCACCTGACCGCCTGCTTGATTGA
- a CDS encoding helix-hairpin-helix domain-containing protein: MRRTAPESVIDNLSRIPGVGPSIASDLYLLGIHDVAELRGRNAESLYLDLCERTGLRLDRCVLYVFRCAVYFASETNPDPEKLNWWTWKESPVARPGPRAIKKGNSVLDPKGTPQPIGRTRGRP, encoded by the coding sequence ATGCGCCGGACGGCGCCGGAGTCCGTTATTGACAATCTGTCCCGGATCCCAGGAGTCGGTCCCTCGATCGCCTCGGACCTGTATCTCCTGGGAATTCATGACGTGGCAGAACTCCGGGGGAGAAACGCCGAATCGCTCTACCTCGACCTCTGCGAGCGAACGGGACTGCGCCTGGACCGGTGCGTGCTCTACGTATTCCGCTGCGCGGTCTATTTCGCCTCGGAAACCAACCCAGATCCCGAAAAACTGAATTGGTGGACGTGGAAAGAGAGCCCGGTTGCCCGCCCCGGCCCCCGTGCAATCAAAAAGGGGAATTCGGTCCTCGATCCGAAAGGCACGCCACAACCGATTGGGCGGACGCGAGGGCGGCCGTGA
- a CDS encoding homoserine O-acetyltransferase — translation MRQYHQYVAFLLGMPRIMDEHRELWWDSPTVAFGQVVQVDVPEGLTFVRGGSLPGIQVCYEAWGSLNEARDNAVLVIHPLALDCHVTGDFADQPVGWWERLIGPGRAIDTERYFVVCPNLLGGCYGTTGPRFPAADGQPYLERFPLLTPLDMMRIQRLYLRRLGIERLRMVIGASMGGMIAWEWAIEAGDAVDLVAVVAAPLRTTPLQIGWNWLQRRGVELDINGNEASSAWGQMVARGVGMLSYRSAVSLEEKFGREWFTPPGSTLGERGMFNVESWLRHQGRKSAKRFDPYTYILFTRAMDMFDISENRGSVVTALERVQCRTLVVGISSDQLYPPADVHLGADILNHLGKPVEFAELRSPHGHDAFLLEIEQLSAILRDAYVRKPRIVPTPAQREIRTVRIGILGAGRVTGMFLRLLAERHTQLIEDYSLRLEVAAVADIDPARTLDPSLGPIELGFDPEKLVRREDIDVIVEATRGSDTHRLLEIALAHRRPVATTNKGLVKEYGPRLEQFALAHGVRLAYHNAIAAGWPLMYAVERPLAHLQIQSIQAVLSSTCNVILERMEQGFSFSSALNHARALEITEPDPELDLSGWDTAQKLLILCARVQGSRFGVEDLTIHGIHNLDPVLVREAPSLGLRIKLVGLFGVSPEFPVAGVLPLAVPAEGHLGSVRAENNVVLLAGEETGEMVYLGKGSGRLPIAAALLNDVVGLFHPRHSWTGRFPRAGFAPRPARFATFLVREGGATVLSDTEQAGAIPLLESLIWPHRSQAS, via the coding sequence GTGCGGCAATATCATCAGTACGTAGCCTTCTTACTCGGGATGCCAAGGATCATGGACGAGCACCGCGAGCTCTGGTGGGACTCGCCGACGGTAGCATTCGGGCAGGTTGTTCAGGTGGACGTACCTGAGGGCCTGACCTTCGTGCGCGGCGGGAGCCTGCCCGGGATCCAGGTGTGCTACGAAGCATGGGGCTCACTCAATGAGGCACGGGACAATGCCGTCCTTGTGATCCACCCGCTCGCTTTGGATTGTCACGTCACCGGCGATTTCGCCGATCAACCGGTTGGCTGGTGGGAGCGGCTGATCGGACCGGGACGCGCCATCGACACCGAACGATATTTTGTCGTTTGTCCCAACCTGCTCGGCGGCTGCTACGGCACGACCGGGCCAAGGTTTCCGGCTGCGGATGGGCAGCCGTATCTCGAGCGGTTTCCGCTTCTCACGCCGCTTGACATGATGCGGATCCAGCGCCTTTATTTGCGCCGGCTGGGGATCGAGCGGCTGCGCATGGTAATCGGCGCCAGCATGGGCGGCATGATCGCCTGGGAGTGGGCCATCGAGGCGGGCGATGCAGTCGATCTGGTCGCAGTCGTGGCCGCCCCGCTGCGGACCACACCGCTGCAGATCGGCTGGAACTGGCTCCAGCGCCGCGGGGTCGAGCTGGATATCAATGGCAACGAAGCCAGCTCCGCCTGGGGGCAAATGGTCGCCCGTGGGGTCGGTATGCTGAGCTACCGCTCTGCGGTCAGCCTGGAAGAAAAGTTTGGCCGCGAGTGGTTCACGCCGCCCGGCTCCACGCTCGGTGAGCGCGGCATGTTCAACGTCGAATCCTGGCTCCGCCACCAGGGTAGGAAGAGCGCCAAGCGCTTCGATCCCTATACATATATCCTCTTTACGCGGGCCATGGACATGTTCGACATCAGCGAGAACCGCGGCAGCGTTGTGACGGCGCTGGAGCGCGTCCAATGCCGCACGCTGGTCGTCGGCATCAGCTCCGATCAGCTCTATCCTCCGGCGGACGTTCACCTTGGAGCCGATATCCTCAACCACCTCGGCAAGCCGGTGGAGTTCGCCGAACTCCGCTCTCCCCACGGGCACGATGCGTTCCTGCTGGAGATTGAGCAGCTCTCGGCGATTCTGCGTGATGCCTACGTGCGCAAGCCGCGCATCGTCCCCACACCTGCACAGCGTGAAATCCGCACTGTCCGCATCGGCATCCTCGGGGCAGGGCGCGTCACGGGGATGTTCCTGCGACTGCTTGCCGAGCGGCACACGCAGCTCATCGAGGATTACAGCCTGCGCCTGGAAGTGGCCGCGGTTGCGGACATCGATCCGGCCCGGACCCTGGATCCGAGCCTGGGGCCGATCGAGCTCGGCTTCGACCCTGAAAAGCTGGTGCGCCGCGAGGACATCGACGTCATTGTCGAGGCAACGCGCGGAAGCGACACCCACAGGCTTCTGGAGATCGCGCTGGCACACAGACGGCCGGTGGCTACCACCAACAAGGGCCTGGTCAAGGAGTACGGGCCACGCCTGGAACAGTTTGCGCTGGCGCATGGTGTCCGCCTTGCCTACCACAACGCGATTGCTGCCGGCTGGCCTCTGATGTATGCGGTCGAGCGGCCATTGGCGCATTTGCAGATCCAGAGCATTCAGGCGGTGCTCTCGTCGACCTGCAATGTGATCCTGGAGCGGATGGAGCAGGGGTTCTCGTTCTCTTCCGCCCTCAACCACGCGCGCGCTCTCGAAATCACCGAGCCGGATCCCGAACTGGACCTGTCCGGCTGGGACACGGCGCAGAAGCTGCTGATACTCTGTGCCCGGGTCCAGGGCAGTCGCTTCGGCGTCGAGGATCTGACCATTCATGGCATTCACAATCTCGACCCGGTGCTCGTGCGCGAGGCGCCGTCCCTCGGCCTGCGGATCAAGCTGGTCGGCCTGTTCGGGGTAAGCCCTGAGTTCCCGGTCGCGGGCGTGCTGCCGCTCGCAGTCCCGGCCGAGGGCCACCTCGGCAGCGTGCGTGCCGAGAACAACGTCGTTCTCCTTGCAGGCGAGGAGACCGGCGAGATGGTCTACCTCGGCAAGGGAAGCGGTAGGCTGCCGATCGCCGCGGCGCTGCTCAATGACGTCGTTGGCCTGTTCCACCCGCGCCACAGCTGGACCGGCCGCTTCCCGCGCGCAGGCTTCGCGCCGCGGCCGGCGCGTTTCGCAACGTTTCTTGTACGCGAAGGCGGCGCCACAGTGCTCAGCGATACCGAGCAGGCGGGCGCTATACCTCTGCTGGAGTCGCTGATCTGGCCCCATCGCAGCCAGGCTTCCTGA
- a CDS encoding cytochrome-c peroxidase, protein MHKSYLGILLIGMFAVLSFSTGCGKSAAPPPSPVAIDAARLQPFAPLPAVMTSASNSITDEKVVLGRMLYYEPRLSKSQKIACNTCHLLDKYGVDGQATSDGHKGQLGNRNAPTVYNAAGHLAQFWDGRAANVEEQAKGPVMNPVEMAMDSEEEVIVVLKSMPEYVTAFKSTFPGEKDPVTYDNMAKAIGAFERRLVTPARWDKFLGGDQNALTSDEKAGFNAYVEAGCQTCHAGAYLGGNLYQKLGMVKPWPDASDPGREKITKSEADRMVFKVPSLRNIDKTGPYYHNGKVATLEQAVSLMAEYQLGKSLTDAQTKSITTWLGALTGDIPAEYVKEPVLPKSTARTPKPDISD, encoded by the coding sequence ATGCATAAATCATATCTAGGAATACTACTGATCGGAATGTTTGCCGTGCTTAGCTTTAGCACCGGCTGTGGTAAGAGCGCAGCCCCACCGCCCAGCCCCGTCGCAATCGATGCCGCCAGGCTGCAGCCTTTTGCTCCTTTGCCGGCAGTGATGACATCTGCATCGAACTCGATCACGGATGAGAAGGTCGTATTGGGCAGGATGCTTTATTACGAGCCGCGCTTGTCCAAGAGCCAGAAAATCGCATGCAACACCTGCCACCTCCTCGACAAATATGGCGTGGATGGGCAGGCGACGTCTGACGGGCATAAAGGCCAATTGGGCAATCGTAATGCTCCCACCGTCTATAACGCCGCCGGTCACCTGGCACAATTCTGGGACGGCCGCGCCGCGAATGTCGAAGAGCAGGCAAAAGGGCCGGTGATGAATCCGGTTGAAATGGCCATGGACTCTGAAGAAGAAGTCATCGTGGTTCTGAAGTCGATGCCGGAATATGTCACGGCGTTCAAGAGCACATTCCCGGGAGAGAAGGACCCCGTAACTTATGACAACATGGCCAAAGCCATCGGCGCCTTTGAACGCAGGCTGGTAACACCTGCCCGTTGGGACAAGTTCCTCGGCGGTGACCAGAACGCACTGACTTCCGATGAGAAGGCCGGATTTAACGCCTATGTCGAGGCCGGATGCCAGACGTGCCACGCGGGCGCGTATCTCGGCGGAAACCTCTATCAGAAATTGGGCATGGTGAAACCGTGGCCGGATGCATCCGATCCCGGGCGGGAGAAGATCACCAAGAGCGAGGCTGACCGCATGGTATTCAAAGTGCCTTCGCTGCGGAACATCGACAAGACCGGACCTTACTACCACAACGGCAAGGTCGCGACATTGGAGCAGGCCGTCTCCCTGATGGCGGAATATCAGCTTGGCAAGTCGCTCACGGATGCCCAAACCAAGTCGATCACCACATGGCTCGGGGCCCTGACTGGAGATATCCCGGCTGAGTACGTCAAGGAGCCGGTCTTGCCGAAAAGCACGGCCAGAACTCCAAAGCCGGACATATCGGATTAA